The proteins below come from a single Anguilla rostrata isolate EN2019 chromosome 3, ASM1855537v3, whole genome shotgun sequence genomic window:
- the LOC135251075 gene encoding matrin-3-like isoform X3, with the protein MSHNYPYRRSPEDFSSHQGAFSTSDHLHHEERHIYQTSLQPSPRSTSVFTSQKSVLDSYSSRSSTTADSALSLLSSCGLEPEDLSILAGMPENMMTEESLPRLLMEIRQKKALSDRSCLSSTHRSTSHQPLQPPSDSWENSARSAPAKYLANPPQHSSYPPIPPLLSSYPLPREEPESWKDRWGNPRQTGAVRQGKTSSTYVVDYNYGQPQEGDSRNIERPAYSARGVGIGERPHLQSLSDYRQLNPGKEPAAAYQKKLIPLLATTVHSTPTAREANDFHGSMPQTFPYACYLCDIAVLSQKDWTLHINGAQHANSQLAVLQMYPEWDCRTGSARQSDYNSEKGREDKNTGGRRHVAPQHHGVTSSCEGKSYPIGDKASGRVVCAKYAANSMDEHSIRRLVGQVGSAVNVMMFPVQAFIEMSSPDEAQDVVKYFNRNPVVVEGSLVQFSMSATYNFLQSSPVVIFSLLPPGHEKYSEIMAIAKRFGPVKHSLFLPNQVLLEMGSREDAGKLVQYYTSHPLKMKGSIIQVSHSTKHSTLKFAVTDKETESGEASRHVGQSYRSQTRSSPSPRRRSPSPRRSPGPRRRSPSPRRSPGPRRRSPSPRRSPGPRRMSPSPRRRPSCTRWSPSPKTFYSPRRRSPTPRRRSCSPRRRSPGPRRRSCSPRRRSPGPRRRSCSPRRRSPSPRRRSCSPSRRSPSPRRRSPNQRKRSSGDRRRSHSPRRKSLENRDVAKLEDKASQVRTPSSSRNRSQSSRWSTSHTKEDKNISRVHSVEKTANTQNAIVKSIGVLTETPDLGSTKEPSCTNTQTKESVPSPTEHPQDHGTGQKTEDQTMFEGGKDSDKDSDMDSDIEGMAVIGEDEEIRSEEGSMGFLEDMEEHVCDEAGTSAENLSTCPSEVAEAGEKEKQGEGEELALHPDKEPGSQSPTADPAVSEPPGVTAVHEEKEGGLEDMEEPNEAYDEDEPDFPESLEHCITLDELEDEDDPRSKEEEQENDYGRVIYIQNLPSGYYTDKQFVAIGKKYGKVNRYFLIRRRQEGFIEMERSADARRAVRELSKKPLRMARNILVVHLSRKYKRLTCGWSPESDSEDESGWRKHRRERRRMEEREDSSSRTKSRKEEEPPSKKVCIREEKTTPAEPSSSIKAEEKTATVEPSSNGEQQQEEEEKAATEESSSNKEQQQEEEERSATEEPSSHKEQQQEEEEKAATEEPSSHKEQQQEEEEKAATEEPSSHKEQQQEEEEKAATEEPSSHKEQQQEEEEYGTPETPCEQEELAVKTENENIMINRPSDCMDTLKKDTEGVTSIENPDGIKQVYVKEEKVEMITETTHVPLGPYLPNNPMGREFVSQKIGYFCSLCNAIYVTEDEARNEHCSSHSHYEKLKAYMEQKGNPARQL; encoded by the exons ATGTCTCACAATTATCCATATAGGAGGTCTCCAGAAGATTTTAGTTCACATCAAGGAGCCTTTTCTACATCAGACCATCTACACCATGAAGAGCGTCACATCTATCAAACCTCTCTACAGCCATCTCCTCGCTCAACGTCTGTTTTCACATCCCAAAAGAGTGTCCTGGATTCTTATTCCTCCCGAAGTTCTACCACTGCCGACAGCGCTTTGAGTCTTCTCTCCAGCTGTGGGCTTGAGCCTGAAGATCTTTCTATCCTAGCAGGTATGCCTGAAAATATGATGACTGAGGAGTCTCTCCCCCGTTTGCTCATGGAGATCAGGCAGAAGAAGGCCCTCAGCGACCGCAGCTGTTTGTCAAGCACGCACCGCAGCACATCTCATCAGCCTCTCCAGCCTCCATCAGACAGCTGGGAGAATTCCGCTCGTTCTGCCCCGGCAAAATATCTGGCAAACCCTCCCCAACATTCGTCATACCCACCAATCCCTCCCCTGCTGTCCTCATACCCACTTCCCAGGGAGGAGCCTGAGAGCTGGAAGGATCGCTGGGGGAACCCCCGGCAAACTGGTGCAGTCCGGCAGGGGAAAACCAGCTCCACCTATGTTGTGGACTATAACTACGGTCAGCCACAAGAGGGGGATTCACGAAACATAGAGAGACCAGCTTATAGTGCGAGAGGAGTAGGCATCGGAGAGCGCCCCCATTTGCAGTCTTTGTCTGATTACCGGCAGTTAAACCCAGGCAAAGAGCCAGCAGCAGCATATCAGAAGAAACTAATTCCTCTCTTggctaccactgttcactctacGCCAACAGCAAGAGAAGCAAATGATTTCCATGGTTCTATGCCCCAAACTTTTCCTTATGCATGTTACCTCTGTGATATTGCAGTACTTTCTCAAAAG GATTGGACCTTACACATAAATGGGGCTCAACATGCAAACAGCCAGCTTGCCGTGTTACAAAT GTATCCTGAATGGGACTGTCGGACTGGATCTGCTAGACA GAGTGACTACAATTCAGAGAAAGGCAGGGAAGATAAAAACACTGGAGGAAGAAGACATGTAGCTCCTCAGCACCATG GGGTTACATCAAGCTGTGAAGGGAAAAGCTATCCTATTGGAGATAAG GCTAGTGGAAGAGTGGTTTGCGCTAAATATGCAGCTAATTCTATGGATGAGCACTCCATAAGGAGGCTGGTTGGCCAAGTTGGATCTGCAGTGAACGTTATGATGTTTCCTGTACAG GCTTTCATTGAGATGAGTTCACCCGATGAAGCACAGGATGTTGTAAAATACTTCAACAGGAACCCAGTTGTAGTTGAAGGGAGCCTAGTCCAATTTTCTATGTCTGCCACATATAATTTTCTTCAg AGTTCTCCGGTGGTGATTTTTTCCTTGTTGCCCCCTGGACATGAGAAGTATTCTGAGATAATGGCCATTGCTAAACGATTCGGACCTGTTAAACACTCCTTATTCTTACCAAATCAG GTGCTCTTGGAAATGGGATCTAGGGAAGATGCAGGAAAGTTGGTTCAATATTACACCTCCCATCCTCTTAAAATGAAAGGCAGTATTATCCAAGTATCCCACTCTAcaaagcacagcacactgaa GTTTGCAGTAACTGACAAAGAGACTGAAAGCGGAGAGGCCAGCAGACACGTTGGCCAGTCATATAGGTCCCAGACTAGATCATCTCCTAGCCCCAGGAGGAGGTCTCCAAGTCCAAGGAGGTCTCCCGGCCCCAGGAGGAGGTCTCCCAGTCCAAGGAGGTCTCCCGGCCCCAGGAGGAGGTCTCCCAGTCCCAGGAGGTCTCCCGGCCCCAGGAGGATGTCTCCCAGTCCCAGGAGGAGGCCTTCCTGTACGAGATGGTCTCCCAGCCCTAAGACGTTCTACAGTCCAAGAAGGAGGTCTCCCACCCCCAGGAGGAGGTCTTGCAGTCCGAGAAGGAGATCCCCCGGCCCCAGGAGGAGGTCTTGCAGTCCAAGAAGGAGGTCTCCCGGCCCCAGGAGGAGGTCTTGCAGTCCGAGAAGGAGGTCTCCTAGCCCCAGGAGGAGGTCTTGCAGTCCGAGTAGGAGGTCTCCCAGCCCCAGGAGGCGATCTCCCAATCAAAGGAAAAGGTCTTCTGGCGACAGGAGGAGGTCTCATAGTCCAAGGAGGAAGTCCTTGGAGAATCGAGATGTAGCCAAGTTAGAGGACAAAGCTTCACAGGTGAGAACACCGTCCTCCAGCAGGAACAGGAGTCAGTCGTCTAGATGGTCAACATCCCATACCAAGGAGGACAAGAACATATCCAGAGTACATTCTGTAGAGAAAACAGCTAATACTCAGAATGCGATAGTGAAAAGCATTGGAGTGTTGACAGAGACTCCAGACCTGGGGAGCACCAAAGAGCCCTCATGCACTAATACTCAAACTAAGGAGAGTGTGCCCAGCCCAACAGAACATCCCCAAGATCATGGCACTGGTCAGAAAACTGAAGACCAAACTATGTTTGAGGGAGGGAAGGACAGTGACAAGGACAGTGACATGGACAGTGACATTGAAGGGATGGCAGTGATTGGAGAGGATGAGGAAATTCGGTCAGAAGAGGGCTCTATGGGATTCCTGGAGGACATggaagagcatgtgtgtgatgaAGCTGGAACTTCAGCAGAGAATTTATCAACTTGTCCTTCAGAGGTTGCTGAAGctggtgaaaaagaaaaacaaggagaaggagaggagctGGCTTTGCACCCCGATAAGGAACCTGGTTCACAAAGTCCTACAGCAGATCCAGCAGTGTCAGAACCTCCTGGAGTCACGGCAGTGCATGAGGAGAAAGAAGGAGGTCTGGAGGATATGGAGGAACCTAACGAGGCCTATGATGAG GACGAACCTGATTTCCCTGAAAGCCTGGAGCATTGTATTACTTTAGATGAGCTTGAAGATGAAGATG ATCCGAGGTCCAAGGAGGAAGAACAg gaaaATGATTATGGAAGAGTTATCTACATCCAGAATCTTCCAAGTGGCTATTACACAGATAAACAGTTTGTGGCAATTGGCAAGAAGTATGGGAAAGTGAATCGTTATTTCTTGATCCGTCGACGTCAAGAG GGCTTTATTGAAATGGAGAGATCTGCCGATGCCCGGAGAGCTGTAAGGGAGCTATCAAAAAAGCCTTTGAGAATGGCTCGCAATATTTTGGTTGTTCATCTGTCACGGAAGTACAAAAGGTTGACATGTGG GTGGAGCCCTGAATCGGACTCAGAAGATGAGAGTGGGTGGAGGAAGCATCGAAGGGAAAGGAGGAGAATGGAGGAACGGGAAGACAGTAGCTCAAGAACTAAATCCAGGAAGGAGGAAGAGCCCCCATCTAAGAAGGTCTGCATCAGGGAAGAGAAGACCACCCCAGcagagcccagcagcagcaTCAAGGCGGAGGAGAAGACGGCAACAGTGGAACCCAGCAGCAATGGGGAGCAGCAgcaagaagaggaggagaaggcagCCACAGAGGAATCCAGCAGCAATAAGGAGCAGCAgcaagaagaggaggagaggtcaGCCACAGAGGAACCCAGTAGCCATAAGGAGCAGCAgcaagaagaggaggagaaggcagCCACAGAGGAACCCAGTAGCCATAAGGAGCAGCAgcaagaagaggaggagaaggcagCCACAGAGGAACCCAGTAGCCATAAGGAGCAGCagcaagaagaggaagagaaggcaGCCACAGAGGAACCCAGTAGCCATAAGGAGCAGCAGCAAGAAGAGGAGGAGTACGGGACGCCTGAGACACCTTGCGAACAGGAAGAGTTGGCGGtgaagacagaaaatgaaaacatcatgATCAACCGGCCCTCCGACTGCATGGACACACTGAAGAAGGACACAGAGGGG GTGACCAGCATTGAAAATCCAGATGGAATCAAACAGGTCTATGTTAAGGAAGAGAAAGTGGAAATGATAACAGAAACCACTCATGTCCCCCTGGGGCCCTACCTGCCCAACAACCCCATGG GAAGGGAGTTTGTCAGTCAGAAAATCGGCTACTTCTGCAGCCTCTGCAATGCCATCTATGTCACCGAAGACGAAGCAAGGAATGAACATTGCAGCAGTCACTCTCACTATGAGAAACTGAAG gCATATATGGAACAAAAGGGCAACCCTGCTAGACAACTTTAA
- the LOC135251075 gene encoding matrin-3-like isoform X1: MSHNYPYRRSPEDFSSHQGAFSTSDHLHHEERHIYQTSLQPSPRSTSVFTSQKSVLDSYSSRSSTTADSALSLLSSCGLEPEDLSILAGMPENMMTEESLPRLLMEIRQKKALSDRSCLSSTHRSTSHQPLQPPSDSWENSARSAPAKYLANPPQHSSYPPIPPLLSSYPLPREEPESWKDRWGNPRQTGAVRQGKTSSTYVVDYNYGQPQEGDSRNIERPAYSARGVGIGERPHLQSLSDYRQLNPGKEPAAAYQKKLIPLLATTVHSTPTAREANDFHGSMPQTFPYACYLCDIAVLSQKDWTLHINGAQHANSQLAVLQMYPEWDCRTGSARQSDYNSEKGREDKNTGGRRHVAPQHHGVTSSCEGKSYPIGDKASGRVVCAKYAANSMDEHSIRRLVGQVGSAVNVMMFPVQAFIEMSSPDEAQDVVKYFNRNPVVVEGSLVQFSMSATYNFLQSSPVVIFSLLPPGHEKYSEIMAIAKRFGPVKHSLFLPNQVLLEMGSREDAGKLVQYYTSHPLKMKGSIIQVSHSTKHSTLKFAVTDKETESGEASRHVGQSYRSQTRSSPSPRRRSPSPRRSPGPRRRSPSPRRSPGPRRRSPSPRRSPGPRRMSPSPRRRPSCTRWSPSPKTFYSPRRRSPTPRRRSCSPRRRSPGPRRRSCSPRRRSPGPRRRSCSPRRRSPSPRRRSCSPSRRSPSPRRRSPNQRKRSSGDRRRSHSPRRKSLENRDVAKLEDKASQVRTPSSSRNRSQSSRWSTSHTKEDKNISRVHSVEKTANTQNAIVKSIGVLTETPDLGSTKEPSCTNTQTKESVPSPTEHPQDHGTGQKTEDQTMFEGGKDSDKDSDMDSDIEGMAVIGEDEEIRSEEGSMGFLEDMEEHVCDEAGTSAENLSTCPSEVAEAGEKEKQGEGEELALHPDKEPGSQSPTADPAVSEPPGVTAVHEEKEGGLEDMEEPNEAYDEDEPDFPESLEHCITLDELEDEDGEGQALVSEGNSDPRSKEEEQENDYGRVIYIQNLPSGYYTDKQFVAIGKKYGKVNRYFLIRRRQEGFIEMERSADARRAVRELSKKPLRMARNILVVHLSRKYKRLTCGWSPESDSEDESGWRKHRRERRRMEEREDSSSRTKSRKEEEPPSKKVCIREEKTTPAEPSSSIKAEEKTATVEPSSNGEQQQEEEEKAATEESSSNKEQQQEEEERSATEEPSSHKEQQQEEEEKAATEEPSSHKEQQQEEEEKAATEEPSSHKEQQQEEEEKAATEEPSSHKEQQQEEEEYGTPETPCEQEELAVKTENENIMINRPSDCMDTLKKDTEGVTSIENPDGIKQVYVKEEKVEMITETTHVPLGPYLPNNPMGREFVSQKIGYFCSLCNAIYVTEDEARNEHCSSHSHYEKLKAYMEQKGNPARQL, from the exons ATGTCTCACAATTATCCATATAGGAGGTCTCCAGAAGATTTTAGTTCACATCAAGGAGCCTTTTCTACATCAGACCATCTACACCATGAAGAGCGTCACATCTATCAAACCTCTCTACAGCCATCTCCTCGCTCAACGTCTGTTTTCACATCCCAAAAGAGTGTCCTGGATTCTTATTCCTCCCGAAGTTCTACCACTGCCGACAGCGCTTTGAGTCTTCTCTCCAGCTGTGGGCTTGAGCCTGAAGATCTTTCTATCCTAGCAGGTATGCCTGAAAATATGATGACTGAGGAGTCTCTCCCCCGTTTGCTCATGGAGATCAGGCAGAAGAAGGCCCTCAGCGACCGCAGCTGTTTGTCAAGCACGCACCGCAGCACATCTCATCAGCCTCTCCAGCCTCCATCAGACAGCTGGGAGAATTCCGCTCGTTCTGCCCCGGCAAAATATCTGGCAAACCCTCCCCAACATTCGTCATACCCACCAATCCCTCCCCTGCTGTCCTCATACCCACTTCCCAGGGAGGAGCCTGAGAGCTGGAAGGATCGCTGGGGGAACCCCCGGCAAACTGGTGCAGTCCGGCAGGGGAAAACCAGCTCCACCTATGTTGTGGACTATAACTACGGTCAGCCACAAGAGGGGGATTCACGAAACATAGAGAGACCAGCTTATAGTGCGAGAGGAGTAGGCATCGGAGAGCGCCCCCATTTGCAGTCTTTGTCTGATTACCGGCAGTTAAACCCAGGCAAAGAGCCAGCAGCAGCATATCAGAAGAAACTAATTCCTCTCTTggctaccactgttcactctacGCCAACAGCAAGAGAAGCAAATGATTTCCATGGTTCTATGCCCCAAACTTTTCCTTATGCATGTTACCTCTGTGATATTGCAGTACTTTCTCAAAAG GATTGGACCTTACACATAAATGGGGCTCAACATGCAAACAGCCAGCTTGCCGTGTTACAAAT GTATCCTGAATGGGACTGTCGGACTGGATCTGCTAGACA GAGTGACTACAATTCAGAGAAAGGCAGGGAAGATAAAAACACTGGAGGAAGAAGACATGTAGCTCCTCAGCACCATG GGGTTACATCAAGCTGTGAAGGGAAAAGCTATCCTATTGGAGATAAG GCTAGTGGAAGAGTGGTTTGCGCTAAATATGCAGCTAATTCTATGGATGAGCACTCCATAAGGAGGCTGGTTGGCCAAGTTGGATCTGCAGTGAACGTTATGATGTTTCCTGTACAG GCTTTCATTGAGATGAGTTCACCCGATGAAGCACAGGATGTTGTAAAATACTTCAACAGGAACCCAGTTGTAGTTGAAGGGAGCCTAGTCCAATTTTCTATGTCTGCCACATATAATTTTCTTCAg AGTTCTCCGGTGGTGATTTTTTCCTTGTTGCCCCCTGGACATGAGAAGTATTCTGAGATAATGGCCATTGCTAAACGATTCGGACCTGTTAAACACTCCTTATTCTTACCAAATCAG GTGCTCTTGGAAATGGGATCTAGGGAAGATGCAGGAAAGTTGGTTCAATATTACACCTCCCATCCTCTTAAAATGAAAGGCAGTATTATCCAAGTATCCCACTCTAcaaagcacagcacactgaa GTTTGCAGTAACTGACAAAGAGACTGAAAGCGGAGAGGCCAGCAGACACGTTGGCCAGTCATATAGGTCCCAGACTAGATCATCTCCTAGCCCCAGGAGGAGGTCTCCAAGTCCAAGGAGGTCTCCCGGCCCCAGGAGGAGGTCTCCCAGTCCAAGGAGGTCTCCCGGCCCCAGGAGGAGGTCTCCCAGTCCCAGGAGGTCTCCCGGCCCCAGGAGGATGTCTCCCAGTCCCAGGAGGAGGCCTTCCTGTACGAGATGGTCTCCCAGCCCTAAGACGTTCTACAGTCCAAGAAGGAGGTCTCCCACCCCCAGGAGGAGGTCTTGCAGTCCGAGAAGGAGATCCCCCGGCCCCAGGAGGAGGTCTTGCAGTCCAAGAAGGAGGTCTCCCGGCCCCAGGAGGAGGTCTTGCAGTCCGAGAAGGAGGTCTCCTAGCCCCAGGAGGAGGTCTTGCAGTCCGAGTAGGAGGTCTCCCAGCCCCAGGAGGCGATCTCCCAATCAAAGGAAAAGGTCTTCTGGCGACAGGAGGAGGTCTCATAGTCCAAGGAGGAAGTCCTTGGAGAATCGAGATGTAGCCAAGTTAGAGGACAAAGCTTCACAGGTGAGAACACCGTCCTCCAGCAGGAACAGGAGTCAGTCGTCTAGATGGTCAACATCCCATACCAAGGAGGACAAGAACATATCCAGAGTACATTCTGTAGAGAAAACAGCTAATACTCAGAATGCGATAGTGAAAAGCATTGGAGTGTTGACAGAGACTCCAGACCTGGGGAGCACCAAAGAGCCCTCATGCACTAATACTCAAACTAAGGAGAGTGTGCCCAGCCCAACAGAACATCCCCAAGATCATGGCACTGGTCAGAAAACTGAAGACCAAACTATGTTTGAGGGAGGGAAGGACAGTGACAAGGACAGTGACATGGACAGTGACATTGAAGGGATGGCAGTGATTGGAGAGGATGAGGAAATTCGGTCAGAAGAGGGCTCTATGGGATTCCTGGAGGACATggaagagcatgtgtgtgatgaAGCTGGAACTTCAGCAGAGAATTTATCAACTTGTCCTTCAGAGGTTGCTGAAGctggtgaaaaagaaaaacaaggagaaggagaggagctGGCTTTGCACCCCGATAAGGAACCTGGTTCACAAAGTCCTACAGCAGATCCAGCAGTGTCAGAACCTCCTGGAGTCACGGCAGTGCATGAGGAGAAAGAAGGAGGTCTGGAGGATATGGAGGAACCTAACGAGGCCTATGATGAG GACGAACCTGATTTCCCTGAAAGCCTGGAGCATTGTATTACTTTAGATGAGCTTGAAGATGAAGATGGTGAGGGCCAGGCACTTGTGTCAGAAGGCAACTCCG ATCCGAGGTCCAAGGAGGAAGAACAg gaaaATGATTATGGAAGAGTTATCTACATCCAGAATCTTCCAAGTGGCTATTACACAGATAAACAGTTTGTGGCAATTGGCAAGAAGTATGGGAAAGTGAATCGTTATTTCTTGATCCGTCGACGTCAAGAG GGCTTTATTGAAATGGAGAGATCTGCCGATGCCCGGAGAGCTGTAAGGGAGCTATCAAAAAAGCCTTTGAGAATGGCTCGCAATATTTTGGTTGTTCATCTGTCACGGAAGTACAAAAGGTTGACATGTGG GTGGAGCCCTGAATCGGACTCAGAAGATGAGAGTGGGTGGAGGAAGCATCGAAGGGAAAGGAGGAGAATGGAGGAACGGGAAGACAGTAGCTCAAGAACTAAATCCAGGAAGGAGGAAGAGCCCCCATCTAAGAAGGTCTGCATCAGGGAAGAGAAGACCACCCCAGcagagcccagcagcagcaTCAAGGCGGAGGAGAAGACGGCAACAGTGGAACCCAGCAGCAATGGGGAGCAGCAgcaagaagaggaggagaaggcagCCACAGAGGAATCCAGCAGCAATAAGGAGCAGCAgcaagaagaggaggagaggtcaGCCACAGAGGAACCCAGTAGCCATAAGGAGCAGCAgcaagaagaggaggagaaggcagCCACAGAGGAACCCAGTAGCCATAAGGAGCAGCAgcaagaagaggaggagaaggcagCCACAGAGGAACCCAGTAGCCATAAGGAGCAGCagcaagaagaggaagagaaggcaGCCACAGAGGAACCCAGTAGCCATAAGGAGCAGCAGCAAGAAGAGGAGGAGTACGGGACGCCTGAGACACCTTGCGAACAGGAAGAGTTGGCGGtgaagacagaaaatgaaaacatcatgATCAACCGGCCCTCCGACTGCATGGACACACTGAAGAAGGACACAGAGGGG GTGACCAGCATTGAAAATCCAGATGGAATCAAACAGGTCTATGTTAAGGAAGAGAAAGTGGAAATGATAACAGAAACCACTCATGTCCCCCTGGGGCCCTACCTGCCCAACAACCCCATGG GAAGGGAGTTTGTCAGTCAGAAAATCGGCTACTTCTGCAGCCTCTGCAATGCCATCTATGTCACCGAAGACGAAGCAAGGAATGAACATTGCAGCAGTCACTCTCACTATGAGAAACTGAAG gCATATATGGAACAAAAGGGCAACCCTGCTAGACAACTTTAA